A window of the Vigna angularis cultivar LongXiaoDou No.4 chromosome 3, ASM1680809v1, whole genome shotgun sequence genome harbors these coding sequences:
- the LOC108324536 gene encoding protein MAIN-LIKE 1-like, whose translation MGQMCDLEELEFEEARTTLMQLLGIDGGTVGAEVEDARGSIVRLSWLREIYVQRCKSQHWDYAARAYLLHIGVAALVHLYEQLGDASLTSTKQMAEYLTLFQSWIYEHFPSMGRRWLVTSYDDTTPRAMRWQSPRQSSTLAEIRSQLDALTYSRVVWHPYEGHRAIRPFFDICMYYGWIRISDTLCRHLPERVLRKFGFQQDIPRSPTTIPDADMVAIDHVWLHFRAHVVSNVRHAASPSDCVDGYIQWFRRVSNPYIIVAADDVRPALAPRQLPDVPQEARPHRRSSPPSPSGALARFRRMARMLQSLISCYR comes from the exons ATGGGACAAATGTGTGATTTGGAGGAGTTAGAGTTTGAGGAGGCTCGTACAACCCTTATGCAGCTACTTGGCATTGATGGTGGCACAGTAGGTGCTGAGGTAGAGGACGCGCGTGGTTCGATAGTCAGACTCAGCtggcttagagagatatatgttcAGAGGTGTAAGTCACAACATTGGGACTATGCTGCCAGAGCATATTTGTTGCATATA GGTGTGGCTGCACTCGTCCATTTGTACGAGCAGCTCGGGGATGCGAGTCTCACCTCCACGAAGCAGATGGCCGAATATTTGACTCTATTTCAG agttgGATATACGAACATTTTCCTAGCATGGGAAGGAGGTGGTTGGTGACTTCTTACGATGATACCACACCACGTGCCATGAGGTGGCAAAGCCCTAGGCAGAGTTCCACTCTTGCGGAGATTCGGTCACAGTTGGATGCGCTGACATACAGTAGAGTTGTATGGCATCCGTATGAGGGGCATCGGGCCATTCGGCCATTCTTCGACATTTGTATGTATTATGGATGGATTCGGATTAGTGACACCCTTTGTCGTCATTTGCCTGAGCGTGTGCTGAGGAAATTTGGGTTTCAGCAAGACATTCCACGATCACCGACTACGATTCCAGATGCAGATATGGTGGCCATTGATCATGTTTGGTTGCACTTCAGAGCTCACGTTGTGAGTAATGTCAGACATGCAGCATCTCCTTCTGACTGTGTCGATGGGTACATTCAGTGGTTTAGGAGGGTTTCGAATCCTTATATTATTGTTGCTGCAGATGACGTGCGACCGGCTCTTGCGCCTAGACAGCTCCCCGATGTTCCACAGGAGGCACGACCCCATCGTAGATCGTCTCCACCTTCACCATCTGGCGCCCtg GCTAGATTTAGGCGAATGGCGAGAATGTTACAGTCCTTGATATCGTGTTACAGATGA
- the LOC108325816 gene encoding DNA glycosylase/AP lyase ROS1 — protein MEVGEMDGKEPQVEVPLVPATLIKPVPLKPVPIYTPGVINQMGYHANGAVACVEFSIGQEKLCRSDIRSAIGSDVARDSGKTGEHTASDASSSFSKLGFCEHLFAVEAESRNSSMTKGTNEGFNNPFVPSFILDNIQDPQETYIACCSNRISQDTPFTLDNADKESRQIASMQINMEENDPGGEERNGPASKLDSNVLPSSKELCDPIMEFAAISSPFKENQNQDKGSNLDTNLNKTPQPKPRRRKHRPKVIKEGKPKRTQKPVTPKPVQSKGNPTVKRKYVRKNALTKTSIPPTEVTSELTKEMPETAKTSCRRVINFDMGARDESSAGIENVTALLGKENGVNVGLADDLNSYVKQASNSYTSIPEDTQAQNTFPSGRKGSGTKPAAKRKYVRRKGVSMTSAPAAEITLGMPQSTQMPCTEFRNFDEITRDQRCEVKEHATVCTGSEIGVIMQEMNAGLANYLNTSVTQPTKDCMSLAEDSRALNTSSGRKCSVTEPEENSAVKKNTRKKVNSTSLTEVAGEMITENVPGSAQENPIIIPGIEIGVAMQDTNVGLAYDLNTDMKLASNTYVSLPEETQATNTSSRKKRSGTKRNENPTAKRKYVRKKRVKTSAPPIEVPGELTRENMSVSPIPSEITGLTETVIVHSNNMSWRPSKSDMGTRDVRYVRRENLHLHMGKENVVLEETKVGLKCNQDPWMNATLTNCNPLPDRMQQLGTSPGATHLSTSLSKYTHLGTTAWDGNISNSQSSTMRLQMDGTKRKYSSSFSHADDSSMNLIGAHFNGLLSYKNSCYLQFPNIQKKRRTGKGKTSGTYNKSVTATKVQQAYPQKDALGHPYASRPSCWNYGSGYNTTAVPVISEFPENFIDNTKAFMLSLKRREERSQTSNCGSGSPTRIRNGDTEPNYNTKQVGIPARETFRDAKRPQTCIDALIADTPTSLPKKKRNRKKKVISSSAHSNTNEMLHNFTLGKPSDVASEVLWKTMSYVDALTLQFRRLNINTEARDLAFHEQNALVLYKQPNRKQNSLIRGDGAIVPLQIKKQHLRPKVDLDDETDRVWKLLLLDINSPGIDGTDEDRAKWWEEERNVFRGRADSFIARMHLVQGDRRFSRWKGSVVDSVIGVFLTQNVSDHLSSSAFMSLAARFPKNLGSMYKAHQAEDTRLEPQVRVVEPEEGTEWNVKLLNQSVYDQSSLTTDIVERSAEKEAINSNDSCGTTSSAISLSDESNSRLSVSSQQNIKEQCSPMGSGLYCSTIEEGEEKSCDDDRKELIDIVSSQGSVISSQISGDFSNDQNPEKIGACSDSNSEVEVLSKTAKCNHYDSNTSFSKLLEMVSSTKFYEDNNQKSKSNQNLRDAYDQSLCRQHDTPKESLQKSSVTHGSSEASINLSHDCFDPFKTKSSGDFLMKKDDNGMNRSSSQTTEPASQVAITLSQTIVSQVHPQEQSNHQQQSFFNFNSPEQTQDLMQKERGSDLGKHKNATRNGVNEISSAPLKVKTKDQGKVQKDDFNWDSLRIEAQAKAGKREKTENTMDSLDWEAVRCVDVNEIAKTIKERGMNNRLAERIQNFLNRLVEEHGSIDLEWLRDVPPDKAKEYLLSVKGLGLKSVECVRLLTLHHLAFPVDTNVGRIAVRLGWVPLQPLPETLQLHLLELYPVLESIQKYLWPRLCKLDQKTLYELHYQMITFGKVFCTKSKPNCNACPMRGECRHFASAFASARLALPGPEQKTIVSTVGNSVIDQKPSETISQLHLPPPENTTQGEEIQLTEVCRPLESKSEINICHPIIEEPTTPEPECSQVSQIDIEDTFYEDSCEIPTIKLNIEEFTLNLQNYMQEKMELQEGEMSKALVALNPEAASIPMPKLKNVSRLRTEHCVYELPDTHPLLQGWDTREPDDPGKYLLAIWTPGETANSIQPPESKCSSREEYGQLCNEKECFSCNSFREANSQIVRGTLLIPCRTAMRGSFPLNGTYFQVNEVFSDHESSLNPISVPRSWIWNLNRRTVYFGTSVPTIFKGLTTQEIQQCFWRGYVCVRGFDRETRAPRPLMARLHFPASKLAKTKEKTEKGSTSAKSRGMKSNVEQPELISNSSNF, from the exons ATGGAGGTTGGGGAGATGGATGGAAAAGAGCCACAAGTTGAGGTTCCTTTGGTACCTGCCACCCTTATTAAGCCTGTTCCTCTAAAACCAGTGCCGATCTACACGCCCGGGGTGATTAACCAAATGGGTTATCATGCAAATGGAGCAGTTGCATGTGTTGAATTTTCAATTGGCCAGGAGAAATTGTGTAGGTCAGATATTAGGTCAGCTATTGGGTCAGACGTCGCTCGTGACAGTGGCAAAACTGGCGAACATACAGCTTCTGATGCTTCTTCCAGCTTCAGCAAACTCGGGTTTTGTGAACATTTGTTCGCGGTTGAGGCTGAATCGAGGAACTCCAGTATGACAAAAGGGACTAATGAAGGATTCAACAATCCATTTGTCCCTTCTTTCATCCTTGACAATATTCAGGACCCTCAGG AAACATACATTGCTTGCTGTAGCAACAGAATTTCACAGGATACCCCATTTACACTTGACAATGCGGACAAAGAAAGCAGACAAATAGCATCAATGCAAATCAATATGGAAGAAAATGATCCAGGTGGGGAAGAGAGAAATGGCCCTGCCAGTAAGCTTGACAGTAATGTACTGCCAAGCAGCAAAGAACTCTGTGACCCTATCATGGAATTCGCTGCTATTTCTTCACCATTCAAGGAGAATCAAAACCAGGATAAGGGAAGCAATCTTGATACTAATCTTAATAAAACACCACAACCAAAACCAAGGAGAAGAAAACACCGTCCCAAGGTCATCAAAGAAGGCAAACCCAAAAGAACTCAGAAGCCTGTTACCCCAAAGCCTGTTCAATCAAAAGGAAACCCAACTGTGAAGAGGAAATATGTGAGAAAGAATGCATTGACCAAGACTTCTATTCCTCCAACGGAAGTGACTAGCGAATTGACAAAAGAAATGCCTGAAACTGCCAAAACGTCTTGTAGAAGGGTCATAAATTTTGACATGGGAGCAAGAGATGAAAGTTCTGCTGGCATAGAAAACGTAACTGCACTGTTGGGAAAAGAAAATGGCGTGAATGTAGGCCTTGCAGATGATCTGAACTCTTATGTGAAGCAGGCGTCAAACAGTTACACATCAATACCAGAAGACACGCAAGCCCAAAATACATTTCCTTCGGGAAGAAAAGGCTCAGGGACAAAACCAGCTGCAAAGAGGAAGTATGTGAGAAGGAAAGGAGTGAGCATGACTTCTGCTCCTGCAGCAGAAATTACTTTAGGGATGCCCCAGTCCACCCAAATGCCATGTACAGAGTTTAGAAATTTTGATGAAATAACCAGAGATCAAAGGTGTGAAGTCAAAGAGCATGCAACAGTATGTACTGGTAGTGAAATTGGTGTAATCATGCAGGAAATGAATGCAGGCCTAGCAAACTATTTAAACACTTCCGTTACCCAGCCAACAAAAGATTGCATGTCTTTAGCAGAAGACTCACGAGCCCTAAATACATCTTCAGGAAGAAAATGCTCTGTGACAGAACCAGAGGAAAACTCAGCTGTTAAGAAGAATACAAGGAAAAAGGTGAATTCGACTTCTCTAACAGAAGTGGCTGGAGAAATGATTACAGAAAATGTGCCTGGATCAGCCCAAGAGAATCCAATTATCATTCCAGGCATAGAAATTGGTGTAGCCATGCAGGATACTAATGTAGGTCTTGCCTATGATCTTAACACTGACATGAAGCTGGCATCAAACACTTACGTGTCATTACCAGAAGAAACACAAGCCACAAATACATCTTCAAGAAAAAAGAGATCTGGGACAAAGCGAAACGAAAACCCAACTGCCAAAAGGAAGTATGTGAGAAAGAAACGGGTGAAGACATCTGCTCCTCCAATTGAAGTACCAGGAGAATTGACTAGAGAAAACATGTCAGTATCTCCTATTCCTTCAGAAATAACAGGATTGACTGAAACAGTGATAGTTCATTCTAACAATATGTCATGGAGGCCTTCAAAATCTGACATGGGAACTAGAGATGTAAGGTATGTACGGAGAGAAAATTTACATTTGCACATGGGAAAGGAAAATGTGGTGTTAGAGGAAACAAAAGTAGGTCTCAAGTGTAATCAAGACCCTTGGATGAACGCAACATTAACTAATTGCAATCCATTACCTGACAGAATGCAACAACTTGGTACATCTCCTGGAGCTACACATCTTAGTACATCTCTTTCAAAATACACCCACCTTGGGACAACGGCTTGGGATGGAAACATCAGTAATAGTCAAAGTTCAACCATGAGGTTACAAATGGATGGTACAAAGAGGAAATATTCTAGTAGCTTTAGTCATGCTGATGACAGCAGCATGAATCTGATTGGAGCACATTTTAATGGATTGTTATCATACAAGAATAGCTGCTACCTTCAGTTTCCAAACATACAGAAGAAAAGGAGAACTGGAAAAGGGAAAACTTCTGGCACGTACAACAAATCTGTGACTGCAACAAAAGTCCAACAGGCATATCCTCAGAAAGATGCTCTAGGACATCCTTATGCATCACGCCCTAGCTGCTGGAATTATGGATCTGGTTATAATACGACAGCGGTCCCAGTCATTAGTGAATTTCctgaaaattttattgataatactAAAGCATTTATGTTGTCTTTGAAAAGGCGGGAAGAAAGGTCTCAAACCTCTAATTGTGGTTCTGGTTCTCCAACCAGAATTAGAAACGGTGATACTGaaccaaattataatacaaaacaaGTAGGGATACCTGCCAGAGAAACATTTAGGGATGCAAAAAGACCTCAAACATGCATTGATGCTTTAATCGCAGATACACCTACATCACTGCCAAAAAAGAAACggaatagaaagaaaaaagtcaTTTCCAGTTCAGCACATTCTAACACAAACGAGATGCTACATAATTTTACATTGGGGAAGCCATCAG ATGTTGCTTCCGAAGTACTGTGGAAAACAATGAGCTATGTTGATGCATTAACATTGCAGTTTAGACGACTAAACATAAACACAGAAGCCAGAGACCTCGCATTTCATGAGCAGaatgcacttgttctgtataaaCAGCCAAATCGAAAGCAAAACAGCCTTATCCGTGGAGATGGGGCCATTGTTCCCCTTCAAATCAAGAAACAGCATCTACGACCAAAGGTTGACCTTGATGATGAGACCGATAGAGTGTGGAAGCTTTTGTTGCTTGATATAAACAGTCCTGGAATTGATGGAACAGATGAAGATAGGGCCAAATGGTGGGAAGAAGAGCGGAATGTGTTCCGAGGACGAGCAGACTCATTTATTGCACGGATGCATCTTGTACAAG GAGACAGACGATTTTCTCGATGGAAAGGATCAGTTGTGGATTCAGTGATTGGAGTTTTCCTCACCCAGAATGTCTCTGACCATCTTTCCAG CTCTGCTTTCATGTCCCTTGCTGCTCGATTTCCAAAAAATTTAGGTAGCATGTACAAAGCACACCAGGCAGAAGACACAAGGCTGGAACCACAAGTGCGTGTAGTGGAACCAGAAGAAGGAACTGAATGGaatgtaaaattattgaatCAATCTGTTTATGACCAGAGTTCTTTGACGACAGATATAGTTGAGCGTTCTGCAGAAAAAGAAGCCATCAACAGCAATGATTCATGTGGAACTACCAGCAGTGCAATTAGTCTGTCAGATGAATCAAACTCCAGATTGTCAGTATCAtctcaacaaaatattaaggaaCAGTGTAGTCCAATGGGAAGTGGACTATATTGTTCCACAATtgaggaaggagaagaaaaatcatGTGATGATGATAGGAAAGAGTTGATTGATATAGTTTCATCCCAAGGCTCTGTCATTTCATCTCAAATTTCTGGAGATTTTTCAAATGATCAAAATCCTGAGAAAATAGGAGCATGTTCAGATAGCAACTCGGAAGTAGAAGTTCTATCGAAAACAGCAAAGTGCAACCATTATGATAGTAACACTTCTTTCAGTAAACTCCTCGAAATGGTTAGTTCAACCAAGTTTTATGAAGATAACAATCAGAAAAGCAAATCAAATCAGAACTTAAGAGATGCATATGATCAATCTTTATGCAGGCAGCATGACACCCCAAAAGAAAGCTTGCAAAAGTCAAGTGTTACTCATGGCTCTTCAGAAGCATCCATTAACCTGTCCCATGACTGCTTTGATCCTTTCAAAACCAAATCATCAGGTGACTTCTTGATGAAAAAGGATGATAATGGCATGAACAGATCTAGTTCTCAAACAACAGAACCTGCCAGCCAAGTTGCAATTACTCTTTCTCAAACTATTGTGTCTCAAGTCCATCCTCAGGAACAAAGCAATCACCAGCAACAAAGCTTTTTCAATTTCAACAGCCCTGAACAAACTCAAGATCTTATGCAGAAAGAAAGGGGATCAGATCTTGGCAAGCACAAAAATGCCACGAGGAATGGAGTCAATGAGATAAGTTCTGCCCCATTAAAAGTAAAGACCAAGGATCAAGGAAAAGTTCAAAAGGATGATTTTAACTGGGATAGTTTAAGAATAGAAGCACAAGCTAAGGCTGGGAAAAGAGAAAAGACAGAAAACACCATGGATTCTTTAGATTGGGAAGCTGTGAGATGTGTAGATGTCAATGAAATTGCCAAGACCATCAAAGAACGGGGTATGAACAACAGGCTTGCAGAACGGATTCAG AATTTCCTGAATCGCCTGGTTGAAGAACATGGAAGCATTGACCTTGAATGGCTGAGAGATGTTCCACCAGACAAAGCAAA AGAATACTTGCTCAGTGTAAAAGGATTGGGATTGAAAAGTGTGGAATGTGTGCGGCTTTTAACACTGCACCACCTTGCCTTCCCG GTAGACACAAATGTTGGACGAATAGCAGTACGACTGGGGTGGGTACCTCTGCAGCCACTGCCTGAAACACTGCAGTTGCATCTCCTAGAATT GTACCCAGTGTTGGAATCAATACAGAAATACCTCTGGCCCCGACTGTGCAAGCTAGATCAAAAAACACT ATATGAGCTACATTATCAGATGATTACATTTGGAAAG GTCTTCTGTACAAAAAGCAAACCAAATTGTAATGCATGCCCAATGAGAGGAGAATGTAGACATTTTGCTAGTGCATTTGCAAG TGCAAGGCTTGCACTGCCTGGACCAGAGCAGAAGACTATAGTTAGCACAGTTGGAAATAGTGTGATTGACCAGAAGCCATCTGAAACCATCAGTCAGTTGCACTTGCCTCCCCCTGAGAACACAACCCAAGGAGAAGAAATTCAACTAACAGAAGTGTGCAGGCCATTGGAATCAAAATCAGAGATAAATATTTGTCACCCTATCATTGAAGAGCCAACAACTCCAGAACCAGAATGCTCCCAAGTATCACAAATTGATATAGAGGATACTTTCTATGAGGATTCATGTGAAATTCCTACCATCAAGCTTAACATAGAAGAGTTCACTCTGAATTTACAAAATTACATGCAAGAAAAGATGGAACTCCAAGAAGGTGAAATGTCAAAGGCATTGGTTGCTTTGAATCCAGAAGCTGCTTCAATTCCTATGCCCAAGCTAAAGAATGTGAGCCGATTACGAACAGAGCACTGTGT TTATGAACTCCCAGATACACATCCTCTTCTGCAAGGG TGGGACACACGAGAGCCTGATGATCCAGGCAAATACCTTCTTGCTATATGGACTCCAG GTGAAACAGCAAATTCTATACAGCCACCAGAAAGCAAATGCAGCTCCCGAGAAGAATATGGCCAACTCTGTAATGAGAAGGAATGTTTTTCATGCAACAGTTTCCGAGAAGCTAATTCACAGATAGTTAGAGGGACACTCTTG ATACCATGTCGAACAGCTATGCGGGGAAGTTTTCCACTGAATGGCACCTATTTCCAGGTCAATGAG GTATTTTCTGACCACGAGTCTAGTCTTAACCCAATCAGTGTGCCCCGAAGTTGGATCTGGAACCTAAATAGACGAACAGTATATTTTGGAACCTCCGTACCAACAATATTTAAAG GTTTAACAACTCAAGAAATTCAACAATGCTTTTGGAGAG GTTATGTCTGCGTGCGGGGATTTGACAGGGAAACACGAGCACCCCGTCCTCTGATGGCTAGACTACATTTCCCAGCTAGCAAGTTGGCTAAGACTAAAGAGAAGACCGAAAAGGGATCGACTTCCGCAAAATCACGAGGAATGAAATCAAATGTAGAACAGCCGGAATTGATTTCTAACAGTAGCAACTTTTAA